A window of Gossypium raimondii isolate GPD5lz chromosome 7, ASM2569854v1, whole genome shotgun sequence genomic DNA:
GCTTCCATGATCAAAGTGAACAAACAAGAGGGTGTAAAACCTAACCAGATGAGTATTTATGAGGCCCGACCCATTGTTACAACatcaatgaagaagaaaaggatgaCCACCCTTGGTACCACGATATACTGCGATTTGTGAAGAATCGTGAATACCCTGATCAAGCAATCGAGAATGATAAAAGAACATTGAGAAGACTGGCCAAtaactatgtcttagatggtgagatcctatacaaaagaagaaatgatTAGGTGCTATTAAGATGTATGGACACTGTTGAGACTAAGAAAATcttggaagaagtccatgagggtatttGCGAAACACATgctaatggttttacaatggccaaGCAAATCATGAGATTTGAATATTATTGGTCCACAATGGAAGGGGACTGCATCAATTATGCTAAAAGATGTCAtaagtgccaaatttatggagacaaaatttatgtgcctccttcacctcttcatgttatgattTCTCTATGCCTTTTCTCTATGTAGGGCATGGATGTTATTGGGTCGATCTCTCCAGAAGCTTCCAATGGGCATCGATTCATCTTCGTagtcattgattacttcacaAAGTGGGTAGAGGCTACTTCTTacgccaatgtcacaaagtcggcagtcaacaaattcttgaagaaagagatcatatgtcagTATTGGATGCCAGAAAGGATTATATCTGATAATGCATTGAACTTCAACAACAGCATGATAGCGGAGGTTtgtagtcaattcaagatcaaacaccATAGCTCGTCACCATATCGCCCCAAAATAAATGGTGTGGTGGAGGCAGtcaataagaacattaaaaagatcgtggggaaaatgactgaaacttataaagattggcatgagaagctACCATTTGCCTTCTAGGCTTATCGAACGTCTGTTAGAACCTCcaccggggcaacgcctttcttATTGGTTTATGGAATAGAGGcaattttacccattgaagtcgaGATTCCTTCTCTTCAAGTTTCGTCAAAGTTGAAGTTAGATGAAGCAGAATAGATCCAATCCCGAaatgatcagttgaacttgattgaagagaagaggttgaaagctatccgtcatggtcagatgtaccaaaaacgaGTGATGAGAGCTTATGACAAAAAGATtcgccctagagaattccatgagggggacctggtattgaaaaagatcattcttatacaaaaggacttcaaaggaaagtggatgccaaacttGGAAGGACCATATGtggtaaagaaggccttttctggAAGAGCGCTAATTTTAACCGAGATGGATGGAAAAAACCTGCCTAACCCTGTGAATTCAAATTCAGTCAAAAAATACTTCACCTCAAAAAAATGGAAGGAGAGGCCAAGgagaaaactcgcaaagggcaccttgagaccaaagggttTTAAGTTGAAATCCCAAAAAATGGCTGCTCAAATTTGAATTGAAGATTGAACATGTGATGGTCGGGTCTTCTCAAAAGGAAGAAAGTTACATCTTGGGTCATCAACAAAGTACTTTGGatcttctaaacacatatcaggCTCAAAAAGGTCATCGAGAAGTTAATACggagaagctcatgctacgatatctTGGGCACCTAGTTTCATCTtactcattttgtattttagcaacgtttgctattttgattaatctatttatttagaGATTTGCTCCgaataaatttcaatcttgtcCCCTTTTTatgatctttttcaagcatttttcattaaaataatgattaatggactaataatattcaagtaaaaggaTTCATGTATATTGCTCTGAAAGGTTTTCTAAATAGTACAATGACTTGAAGCATAACCACTAGTCAGAACTGACCAAATCTAAGAGTTGAAAATGTTTAGGAACGAATAGtttaaattgtgattatttcTGCGGGTTTCTATCAAATATACCAGATCTGAACAATAAGGCATGGTAACACATCAGTGATCGAATCTTGACGAACAACGAGCAATgtcaacctaagcattaaaatgAGAATTATTCTTGAAAAATGACATtatgcattcatgcaaatatcattcatatacatctagttaggagcatttgattcattctgatcataagATCCTAATCGCTTGGCATAAATATAGGctcatgaaatggattctacaggtaatgttccctagagaacggTGTAACAAATCAGTGAAACCATAAATCCTatatccctgaagttgcagtgggacgGATTGAAGTCAtcgtggcaaatcttatctccctgaatttGTAGTAGAGCAAAttgaagatagcgaatcttatctccctaaagttgcaatggagcagattaaagctacgattctcatcttcctgaagttgcagtggagcaaatggaagttacaagtcttatctccctaaagttgcaatggagcagattaaagttacaagtctcatcttcttgaagttgcagtggagtagattgaagattcGAGTCtcatctccctaaagttgcagtggagcagattaaagctacaaatctaatcttcctgaagttgcagtggaatagattaaagtgACAAATCCTGtacctctaaagttgcagtgggttaGAATGAATTTACTTGAAAAAGTGGAGCACCAAAGTGGTCGAGATTCGGTGAGACCGAAGAAAATTGTTCTTTCTTAAAAGTCTTTactccattctcgttacacgacaacgagcaaagagggacAGCTGTAGAAGCCtaattttgcccgggcccaaacaaaaaaaaaacaaaccataaataaaataaataaaaccaaaaatcaaaagtCCATAACAATCCATTTACAATATGACCCAAATCAGAAAACCCTAATTGCCCAAATGGCCCAAGAACCTAAACagtattaaaaaaaaccctagccccctAGTGCCGCATGTACCCCATGTCAGCACACTCGCGCCTTGAGTTTTGCCACCGTCAACTGCTTTGTCACTGTCATCCTTAACCACCGtctacaagaaaaaagaaagaaaagacaacaaagtgtaaaaaaaatgtaatgtattggctataaaagccaaaacaAAAAACTATGTAAAAGATATATACATGAGGAAATAAAGAAACAGAGCACAAAAATTTCGAAGATGactcttttttgttcttttctttttatttgaatctgttttttaacataaaacaaaaataaaaaagttctTACCTTAACGCCGTCGTCGGAGACTCCTCCAGCTTAGAAAGCCACCAAACACTTGGTGGTTCGCCGCAAGCCTCGTCGGAGAACTAGAAACTGAAaggttttatggaaaatttttagggttttggtatcaatttttttcttttttctttttaaaaaaagaggtTGAAACGGTTTAAAAGGggatttaaataagtaattttttaattttttggccATCGGAGACGACGGTCGCTGTCGTTGACGGCCAATGGCCACGGTGGAGCGGCGGCGGCTACAATGGCCAGACCCAAACCCTcttcagagaaaaaaaagagagaaaacaaagtgtttttttaaaactgtttaaaatatttttttgggtttttttttacttaaatagggcgtcaaaacgacaccgtttcaaGGGGTTCCAAAATGCCCCAAAATGATACAATTTTGGGTCTGACCCGACCCGAattaggatccgcgtgtttttaaaGGGGAGggatattttcaattttggtccttctgcctttttttatctttttaatttaatcttattcagttttatttattttaatattttccccaCAATTTAAATTCCTGTACAATTTAGTCCCCTGACCCACTGTGGACCCCTTAGGGAGTGACACGTGTCAAATGAAGGTGATAATTACCCTTTGACCCCTAAAgtttttatcctattttaatttaatcctctatttttttttttaaatttagattgtcagttttcttatattttaaatttagttctttattccctcttctttatttattttgcgaTCTATACTTTAAGtttctcttaaatttcaatttaatccttatttggtttattttgccTCTTTATTtgctatattatttattttagtatttaaaatttatgttatttatattttattatacggTTTTTTTATGTTATCCATATTATCATCGTTTATTtactcatattattattatgataataGTTACGATATGattatcattgttattattataaaccAAGATTCTTGTTActattatatttacattattattgttatttaccaacgtgtttcttttattttaattttagttttaatttcttcatttattttattttatttttgcttattACACTAACAtcatcatttcttttttctttttttttacctacatgattatttcattttattttgctatcataatgtacttatcattttttttacattatgcccaagtaaattaaatataccTTGTTTTAAAAGTTACACTCGTTTTAACCAATGcatacaaaatattcaaaaccgAGGCAATGTTCGTTATTTTTAGGATTCGGAGAAGTCGTGCTCCTAACTTACGGAGTATGGCATCTCCCTAGAACCGAAGTAATTGAATAAcctatttaaaataacaaaaaaaaaaagaaaagaaatttaggtAACAATCAAATGGCGTTTATTCTGGTTTTCGAGAATTCGAGGGATCGTGTCTTAACTTATGAGATATGATCTTTGcttctcgattaacttgaaataaggCCTTTTTccataaaacttaatttatttaagtaattttaattaacattaacATCATGCAAAGTGAactcgtgttttaatttttttttaatttttaattctcgacctaagacatcaagtaatcaattaggtaccaattttgggcgtcacaagggtgctaatccttccttgtgcataaccgactcccgaacccatatcctgaattttgtagaccaaaaatcgTTATTTTAGTAAATCCAACAGtttattaaaacgatcaaattacgaggtgatccgatcacacctcataaaaggATTGGTGGAGACTccattttagttcttttttaaataaaaagttgattTCAAAAAAGGTTTTGACACtgactttttaataatttattaaatagaatCGAATTgactaattaaactaataaaaccACCAAATTAATTACTTAACTGATTCAACTAACGATGGAATTCATGCAAGTTTATCCTAACACTGGCTTCCTTTGGATGCCCGTTTGATCTCATTTCAGTGCGTTTGGAGTACTTTTTGGTTGAATTGCATCGTGCCAATCCATCTGGATTGTAAAGAGCAGAACGATTAGAGCATCACTCAACACACTGGACATCGATTTCTCCACTAGAGCTTTATGCTCCAGTCAAATGTTCCAAAATCCCATTAGTGGTCATTTTTCCTTATACACCCTTACTCTTAATTTTtctccattttacttttttttttcttttgtcacTTTCTTCATTTTACCTTCTACttcaataattttgtattttcaattgtaagataattttattaatttaaaataataaacattttcccattattttataacaaactAATATAGATTattatgaaaagaaatttaaatttaccatTCCTTGAATTAACTacttttagattatttattttaattttaaattttaattattttgatttaaaaattttaaaattctcattttatataataaaatatctgaagatgcattttaatattttattaaatgaatttataaattcatatattttaataatttcgtaaaagtaaaataatttaaaaaatttctattatatATTACTTCTATTTTAATGCctttaatagttattttttattattacctCACCGCTACAGTTGCGCTTAAATTCAGACGCACATCCcaccattatttttaatctcaCCATTACAATATTCAATCTCACCACTATATTAACTAATCTTACCATCACTATTGTTTTTAACCTCACTTGACTAAGCAACAGAAAATGAGCATTTAGATTAAACGAAAAGGAACGCCAAAATTCTGTGATCCactgaaagaagaaaaaagagcaAAGGCATTCGCTGTTTTGCGAGTATCACCCGAAACGCAGATAAAAGCTGTCTACTTATTATTGTCGTTACTGCTTTAGTTATTGAGAGAGAAATGGAATCCCATCTTTAAAAGAATTACCTGCTTAAACAAAAAGCGATAAAATGGTgagatatttttatgaaaatcatCAACTGTTGTTGTCCAGTGTCAATTATTTTTGTAACTAAAATTAACTCTACTATATTTTGGGTATTAGACGATAAATGGCTATCAGAACCAGCTCTGCTAATTTGAACACTTTGACATCATCCCCTTCAATCGGCGATGTAGCAATCGGTCCATCCTTCCTGAAAATGTCATGGCAATCAGCAACTTGTTTTGCTCCATCTCTAACAAACTTTACGGTATCCTGAAAGGCATTGTTCGAAGTAGCGCGGAAGGCGTTCTGGAAATTCCCCAACAAACCATCGTAATCATTTTCGCATACCCCGAGTCGCCGAACAGCAACAGGGTCGGTCGTTTGTTTGATAATGTCGGGAATGCGACCGAGGGTATCTTGAATTTGGATAACCGCGAGTGAAGCAGAGACCATGGCAAGGCCACGTACGTCGGTCGTTTCGGAGCGAGGGTCGGTGCCGAGACTTGTCATGCAAAAGTCGTAGTCTTGGGATTGCTTGCAGATGCTTTTAATCAAGGCTATATCCGCAACGACTACTCCGCTGAAACAAAAATAGGCGATCGCTACTAAGATGGTAGCGACGGAACATAAAGACTTCAAGttacccatttttttttttggtgaaatagagattatattatattatattatattatataaggaTTGAGCGTGATTTTCAgctttatgattttaatttgcAATAATGGAGTTTTCCATAAAACTTTAATTGCCATCATGCACTGTTGTACTGATAAAAATTAtcataccatatatatatatatatagaaagagAGAGCGAGAGAGGATGATGAAAATCTCTTCAAAAGAAAATCTtatgaaaataagaataaattttatagatttaacaAAGGAAACTTTAATAAGAAAAGGTAATAATCCTACGTGAATGATCTGATTTTTAATGCACTgtcattttaaaagattattatgTCAATTACATTATAATCCATATAAGTTTAAACCTTTTAATTTGGTAACTATGAACTAAATTATTTTCGATATTAGTAATATGCGAAAGCCTTGTTACTTGGTACAAGAAAAccattatataaatttaattataattattaaatattaaaattgattaaatacacaagttaattttttaataatggCCTAAATTAGTattgattatgaaattatttgcttttattttgagtgattatatttagaaaataatataaaatcagtTCCAATACTCTTGAATCAGTAATTGGAAAACTAAAATTACGTTTAACATTTTGGAAAGCATTGagattttatatatgtttaacaTTCCCATAAAAGTGTGTCCATTTAGTAAACCCCCAATTTCTGCACTATGTTTGTAATCCAAAAAATCTGGAATCTAGAAGACGTTTAAAGATTGATGAGAATTGTCTTTTAATCACTTTGCTATTTAGCAAAGATATATTGGCGTGATTCAGTCGAAAAGGTTGCAATAAAGATATATAGGTGATTTTAGTGGAAATGGGCACTTCTGATCCAGATATAGTAGAGTGTGATACATATAACCATATGTAAATATAGCTGCAAAACATTACAATATGGTCCATTTCTGCAGACCCTTCACTTTCATTAATAGGACTCGTTTGGGAATTAAAACACACATTTCCAACTCGGACACCACACCACAAGTTGGTATCATAAACTTCATCATCaagtaaaaaaagagaaagaaagaaaagaaaagcaaaacctAATAGCTTTTATTCCTTAACCTCTCTAGGGAAAAGGACATTGCTTACTTTTTCTC
This region includes:
- the LOC105762577 gene encoding pectinesterase inhibitor 5, with the translated sequence MGNLKSLCSVATILVAIAYFCFSGVVVADIALIKSICKQSQDYDFCMTSLGTDPRSETTDVRGLAMVSASLAVIQIQDTLGRIPDIIKQTTDPVAVRRLGVCENDYDGLLGNFQNAFRATSNNAFQDTVKFVRDGAKQVADCHDIFRKDGPIATSPIEGDDVKVFKLAELVLIAIYRLIPKI